A single Gemmatimonadota bacterium DNA region contains:
- the kdsB gene encoding 3-deoxy-manno-octulosonate cytidylyltransferase has protein sequence MKTVVVIPARLGATRLPRKPLRDLAGEPLVLRVWRRVERMGVADRVVVATDHDEVARVVRAAGADVVMTSSDCASGTARVAEVSRNPEFASYDAFVNVQGDEPFISAGFIGAAADVVRSGKFTLGTVAAAASAEIFDRPSIVKVVVGTDGRALYFSRAPIPFLREGADAPLRHPLTLQHIGVYSYTRDALAQWMALPPHPLEDIERLEQLRPLAHGMNIGVAVINEPAECGIDTEEDLRAANERWRSFAAGEQ, from the coding sequence ATGAAGACCGTGGTCGTGATCCCGGCCCGCCTCGGGGCCACCAGGCTCCCCCGGAAGCCGCTTCGCGACCTCGCAGGAGAGCCGCTCGTCCTACGTGTCTGGCGACGAGTCGAGAGAATGGGCGTCGCCGACCGGGTGGTCGTCGCGACCGACCACGACGAGGTCGCCAGAGTCGTGCGAGCGGCCGGTGCAGACGTCGTGATGACGAGCAGTGATTGCGCCTCGGGCACCGCGCGCGTCGCGGAAGTATCCCGCAACCCCGAGTTCGCCTCGTACGACGCGTTCGTCAACGTCCAGGGCGACGAGCCCTTCATCTCGGCCGGCTTCATCGGCGCAGCCGCTGACGTGGTCAGGAGCGGGAAGTTCACCCTCGGAACCGTCGCGGCGGCCGCTTCGGCTGAGATATTCGACCGTCCCTCGATAGTGAAGGTGGTGGTTGGGACCGATGGCCGAGCGTTGTACTTCTCTCGCGCGCCGATCCCCTTTCTACGCGAAGGCGCTGACGCGCCGCTCAGGCACCCGCTTACCTTGCAACACATCGGCGTCTACTCCTACACGCGGGACGCGCTCGCGCAGTGGATGGCGCTTCCGCCGCATCCACTCGAAGACATCGAGCGACTGGAGCAGTTGCGGCCGCTTGCACATGGGATGAACATCGGCGTTGCTGTAATCAACGAGCCCGCCGAATGCGGAATAGATACTGAAGAGGACCTACGGGCTGCGAATGAGCGATGGCGCTCGTTCGCGGCGGGAGAGCAATGA
- a CDS encoding CTP synthase — protein sequence MRTESSQQTRYIFVTGGVVSSLGKGIAAASIGRLLVERGMRVTIMKFDPYLNVDPGTMSPFQHGEVFVTDDGAETDLDLGHYERFIDRSLSQMNNVTTGRIYLNVITKERRGEYLGSTVQVIPHITDEIKSAMKRLAPDNDVVIVEIGGTVGDIESQPFLEAVRQFRQEIGRENGIFIHLTLVPFIAAAGEVKTKPTQHSVRELMQLGIQPDILICRTERALSEDVKRKIALFCNVEFGAVVESRDVPTIYQIPLVFHEQGADERVMHRLGLLGKRAPDLTQWRRLVQRIIAPSRRVKIAVVGKYTEFIDSYKSVQEALIHGGIANNVGVDMSWISSDTFTSRERTREILAEYDGLLVPGGFGVRGVEGMVEAIRYAREAGLPFFGICLGMQVAIVEFARNVMGLDDSNSSEFAPDCGNAVISLMESQQHVTDMGGTMRLGQYPCRLGEGTRAAAMYGTQQVSERHRHRYEVSNAFRDGFIEHGLTLSGLSPDGSLVEIVELQTHPWYLGCQFHPELKSRPTRPHPLFAGFIAAAAEHASVAASQSAESRVGTESLS from the coding sequence ATGAGAACTGAGTCCTCGCAGCAGACGCGCTACATCTTCGTCACCGGTGGTGTCGTATCGTCACTGGGGAAGGGGATCGCGGCGGCGTCGATCGGACGACTGCTGGTCGAGCGCGGCATGCGCGTCACGATCATGAAATTCGATCCGTATCTGAACGTCGACCCCGGAACCATGTCGCCGTTCCAGCACGGCGAGGTGTTCGTTACCGACGACGGCGCGGAGACGGATCTCGATCTCGGGCACTACGAACGTTTCATAGACCGCTCGCTGTCACAGATGAACAACGTGACGACGGGGCGCATCTATCTCAACGTCATTACAAAGGAACGGCGGGGCGAGTACCTCGGTTCCACCGTGCAGGTGATTCCGCATATCACGGATGAGATCAAGTCCGCGATGAAGCGCCTCGCTCCGGACAACGACGTTGTTATAGTCGAGATCGGAGGAACGGTCGGCGACATCGAATCGCAGCCGTTTCTCGAAGCCGTGCGCCAGTTCCGGCAGGAGATCGGGCGCGAGAATGGAATATTCATCCATCTCACACTGGTTCCGTTCATCGCGGCTGCCGGCGAAGTGAAGACGAAACCGACGCAACATTCCGTGCGCGAGCTCATGCAGCTCGGAATACAGCCCGACATTCTCATCTGCCGAACCGAGCGCGCCCTTTCCGAAGACGTCAAGCGGAAGATCGCGCTCTTCTGTAACGTCGAGTTCGGCGCAGTGGTCGAGAGTCGCGATGTTCCGACGATCTACCAGATCCCACTCGTCTTCCACGAACAGGGAGCAGACGAGCGCGTGATGCACCGCCTCGGCCTGCTCGGCAAACGCGCGCCGGATCTCACGCAATGGCGCCGACTGGTGCAGCGCATCATCGCTCCATCGCGGAGAGTGAAGATTGCGGTGGTCGGGAAGTACACCGAGTTCATCGACAGCTACAAGAGTGTGCAGGAAGCGCTGATCCACGGTGGCATCGCGAACAACGTCGGTGTGGACATGTCATGGATCTCGAGCGACACGTTCACGTCGCGCGAGCGCACACGCGAGATACTAGCGGAGTACGACGGGTTGCTCGTGCCGGGTGGATTCGGCGTGCGCGGTGTGGAGGGAATGGTCGAGGCGATCCGGTATGCGCGCGAAGCCGGGCTGCCGTTCTTCGGTATCTGCCTCGGCATGCAGGTGGCAATTGTCGAGTTCGCGCGCAACGTCATGGGACTCGATGACAGCAACTCCAGCGAGTTCGCGCCGGATTGCGGGAACGCCGTCATCTCTCTCATGGAGTCGCAGCAGCACGTAACCGACATGGGTGGCACGATGCGACTGGGCCAGTATCCGTGCAGGCTCGGCGAGGGCACGCGTGCGGCAGCCATGTACGGCACGCAGCAGGTAAGCGAACGGCACCGGCATCGCTACGAGGTATCGAATGCGTTCCGCGATGGCTTCATCGAACATGGCCTCACGCTATCCGGTCTGTCGCCGGATGGCTCGCTGGTCGAGATCGTCGAGCTGCAGACGCATCCCTGGTATCTCGGCTGCCAGTTCCATCCGGAGCTCAAGTCGCGCCCCACTCGCCCGCATCCATTGTTCGCCGGGTTCATCGCAGCCGCGGCAGAGCATGCGAGCGTGGCGGCGTCGCAGAGCGCCGAATCACGTGTCGGAACCGAATCTCTGTCGTGA
- the xerD gene encoding site-specific tyrosine recombinase XerD — MSVEPARETLARAFWLAPFADFLTLEDGASPRTVEAYGRDLARFADYSLTKGAHAPEEVGSTTLRSYIYHLKDLGLAPSSIRRNISALRTYYKFLLNEGHVVRDPSERLETPKRWRELPDVLSAEEVAKLIETPTLDEPMAFRDRAMLELAYGAGLRVGEWITLGVRDLMLDESLVRVFGKGAKERLVPIGRKAVGAVAIYLRELRPKLEKGSGEGILFLNARGEPMTRMGAWKILRKHVEASGITKHVTPHTLRHSFATHLLEGGADLRAVQEMLGHADISTTQIYTHVDREYLRSVHKQFHPRERLSDVTQK; from the coding sequence GTGAGCGTTGAACCGGCGCGAGAGACCCTCGCGCGTGCCTTCTGGCTGGCTCCGTTCGCGGACTTCCTGACTCTCGAAGACGGTGCGTCGCCGCGTACCGTCGAGGCCTACGGCCGCGATCTGGCGCGATTTGCTGACTACTCGCTCACGAAAGGCGCGCACGCGCCCGAAGAGGTCGGCTCGACGACGCTCCGCTCGTACATCTATCATCTGAAGGACCTCGGGCTCGCACCATCGTCGATACGGCGTAACATCTCGGCGCTACGCACTTACTACAAGTTCCTTCTCAACGAAGGCCACGTTGTGCGCGATCCGAGCGAACGGCTCGAGACACCCAAGCGCTGGCGCGAACTGCCGGACGTATTGAGTGCCGAAGAGGTCGCGAAGCTGATAGAGACTCCGACACTGGACGAGCCCATGGCGTTCCGCGATCGCGCGATGCTCGAGCTCGCATACGGCGCCGGTCTCCGCGTGGGTGAATGGATCACGCTGGGCGTGCGCGACCTCATGCTCGACGAGTCGCTCGTACGCGTCTTCGGCAAGGGGGCGAAGGAGCGACTGGTGCCGATCGGACGGAAGGCAGTGGGTGCTGTCGCCATCTACCTGCGCGAGCTGCGGCCAAAGCTGGAGAAGGGATCGGGCGAGGGAATCCTGTTTCTCAACGCGCGTGGCGAGCCGATGACGCGGATGGGTGCGTGGAAGATCCTTCGCAAGCACGTCGAGGCGAGTGGTATCACGAAGCACGTGACACCGCATACCTTACGTCATTCGTTCGCGACGCATCTTCTCGAAGGCGGCGCGGATCTGCGCGCGGTACAGGAAATGCTTGGCCACGCCGACATCTCGACGACGCAGATCTACACGCACGTCGATCGTGAGTATCTGCGCTCCGTTCACAAGCAGTTCCATCCGCGCGAGCGGCTTTCAGATGTGACACAGAAATGA
- a CDS encoding aminodeoxychorismate/anthranilate synthase component II, translated as MILVIDNYDSFTYNLVQYLGELGAEVMVRRNDEIPASEVGVLAPSAIVLSPGPRTPAEAGITLDVIRAYGSSIPILGVCLGQQAIGAAYGGRVVRATRLMHGKTSDVRHNGAGLFAGLPDPLRVMRYHSLTVDRESLPSDLEITAWSDDDRTEVHAMQHRKHPVYGVQFHPESVLTDGGKQLLRNFLDLTR; from the coding sequence ATGATCCTCGTAATCGACAATTACGATTCCTTTACCTACAATCTCGTTCAGTACCTCGGCGAGCTCGGAGCCGAGGTCATGGTGCGGCGCAACGACGAGATTCCGGCCTCCGAGGTTGGGGTGCTCGCACCGAGTGCGATAGTATTGTCGCCCGGTCCCAGGACACCCGCCGAGGCCGGAATCACGCTTGACGTGATTCGCGCTTACGGATCGTCGATTCCGATACTCGGTGTATGTCTTGGCCAGCAGGCAATCGGCGCCGCGTATGGCGGCCGCGTGGTTCGCGCGACCAGATTGATGCACGGCAAGACATCGGATGTCAGGCACAACGGAGCGGGGCTTTTTGCAGGCCTTCCCGATCCGTTGCGTGTGATGCGATATCATTCGCTGACGGTGGATCGGGAGTCGCTTCCGTCCGATCTGGAGATTACCGCATGGAGCGACGACGACCGCACCGAGGTTCACGCGATGCAGCATCGTAAGCATCCTGTCTACGGAGTGCAGTTTCATCCCGAGTCCGTCCTCACGGACGGAGGCAAGCAGCTGCTGCGCAACTTCCTGGACCTTACCCGATGA